The following proteins are encoded in a genomic region of Coffea eugenioides isolate CCC68of chromosome 6, Ceug_1.0, whole genome shotgun sequence:
- the LOC113773834 gene encoding anthocyanidin 3-O-glucosyltransferase 2-like, whose protein sequence is MKKTKLVFVPSPGIGHLISTVELSKRLTERDDQLSIFVLVISSPVGPDSESYTQQVATSNTSIQFINIPQVDPNLPEVWSSPENFYALYLESHRSHVKTAIIGQVLVSESITSLAGMVVDLFCSSMVDVANELGVPSYVFFTSGSAYLGFLFYLPIHYSQNGREFETSDSDSIIPTYSHPVPSKVIPSLAFNKHGGYSSFVKHATKFKETKGIIINSFAELEPHAVDRLKFDAETPPIYTVGPLLDLEGRKREPDHETIMKWLDDQPPSSVVFLCFGSMGSFEPDQLAEMALALERSGYRFLLSVRLSKVFTKGTGEHSNISEMLPQGFLERIENRGLVSSWAPQMEVLAHEAVGGFVSHCGWNSILESLWHGVPVATWPVYAEQQINAFELVRELELAMDLKMDYRMENAKNLVVAEEIEKAIRCLMDTENPTRKRVQEMKEMSRKAIENGGSSFISLGRFIEDMHINIGKEQGSF, encoded by the coding sequence atgaagaagacaaagcttgtttttgttccatcaCCAGGCATAGGTCACCTAATATCCACAGTTGAGCTCTCCAAGCGCTTAACTGAAAGAGATGATCAGCTATCAATATTTGTTCTGGTCATAAGCTCGCCTGTTGGCCCAGACTCGGAGTCCTACACTCAACAAGTGGCTACTTCAAACACTAGTATTCAATTCATCAACATTCCTCAAGTAGATCCCAATCTACCAGAGGTCTGGAGCTCCCCAGAAAATTTTTATGCTCTATATTTGGAAAGCCATAGATCCCATGTCAAAACAGCAATAATTGGTCAAGTACTAGTATCAGAATCCATCACTTCTCTTGCCGGGATGGTTGTTGATCTATTCTGTAGTTCGATGGTTGATGTAGCGAATGAGCTTGGCGTTCCTTCATATGTGTTCTTCACCTCTGGCTCTGCCTATCTTGGCTTCTTGTTTTATCTTCCAATTCACTATAGCCAAAATGGAAGAGAGTTCGAGACTTCAGATTCTGATTCAATTATTCCAACTTATTCTCACCCTGTACCGTCAAAAGTTATACCTTCTTTAGCATTTAACAAGCATGGTGGTTATTCCTCATTCGTAAAACATGCTACCAAGTTCAAGGAGACAAAAGGAATCATCATAAACTCGTTTGCAGAATTAGAACCTCATGCTGTGGATCGATTGAAATTCGATGCTGAAACACCGCCAATCTACACAGTTGGACCCCTGCTCGACCTGGAGGGCAGAAAGCGAGAGCCTGATCACGAAACAATAATGAAATGGTTAGATGATCAGCCTCCATCATCAGTTGTATTTCTCTGTTTTGGAAGCATGGGTAGTTTTGAGCCTGACCAGTTAGCAGAGATGGCACTTGCACTCGAGCGGAGTGGATACAGATTCTTGTTGTCAGTCCGGTTATCAAAGGTCTTTACAAAAGGGACAGGTGAACATTCCAATATTTCTGAAATGTTGCCGCAAGGCTTCTTAGAACGCATTGAAAATCGAGGATTGGTGAGTAGTTGGGCACCACAAATGGAGGTGCTGGCTCATGAAGCAGTTGGGGGGTTTGTATCTCATTGTGGCTGGAACTCTATACTAGAAAGCCTGTGGCATGGGGTGCCTGTTGCAACATGGCCTGTATATGCTGAGCAACAAATCAATGCGTTCGAGTTGGTAAGAGAGTTGGAACTGGCTATGGACTTGAAAATGGATTATCGAATGGAAAATGCAAAGAATCTTGTAGTGGCTGAGGAAATCGAGAAAGCTATCAGATGCTTGATGGACACAGAGAATCCGACAAGAAAAAGAGTTCAAGAAATGAAGGAGATGAGCAGAAAGGCCATTGAAAATGGGGGTTCTTCATTCATTTCACTTGGACGTTTCATTGAAGATATGCACATCAACATTGGAAAAGAGCAGGGAAGTTTCTAA